The Triticum dicoccoides isolate Atlit2015 ecotype Zavitan chromosome 6A, WEW_v2.0, whole genome shotgun sequence genome has a window encoding:
- the LOC119319524 gene encoding multiple organellar RNA editing factor 2, chloroplastic-like: MAAAAASMARRLLSPTTSSPSTAIRLLISRRIASAPSIPRAPAAAAREMLRPAAVASSSSFLLRGAGGARGMARRPGGDGYSPARGGGGGGGGGDRAPTEMAPLFPGCDYEHWLIVMDKPGGEGASKHQMIDCYVQTLAKVLGSEEEAKRKIYNVSCERYFGFGCEIDEETSNKLEGIPGVLFVLPDSYVDPEHKDYGAELFVNGEIVQRSPERQRRVEPVPQRASDRPRYNDRTRYARRRENQQQQQR; this comes from the exons atggccgccgccgccgcttccatGGCTCGCAGGCtgctctcccccaccacctcctcgCCGTCCACCGCCATACGCCTCCTCATCTCCCGCCGCATCGCCTCCGCCCCGTCCATCCCGCGCGCCCCGGCCGCGGCGGCGAGGGAGATGCTGCGCCCGGCGGCCGTCGCCTCCtcgtcctccttcctcctccgcggCGCCGGGGGCGCCAGGGGAATGGCGCGGCGGCCGGGGGGCGACGGGTACTCCCCCGcgcggggcgggggcgggggcgggggcggagggGACCGCGCGCCCACGGAGATGGCGCCGCTGTTCCCCGGGTGCGACTACGAGCACTGGCTGATCGTCATGGACAAGCCCGGCGGCGAGGGCGCCTCCAAGCACCAGATGATCGACTGCTACGTCCAGACCCTCGCCAAGGTCCTCGGAAG CGAGGAGGAGGCCAAGAGGAAGATTTACAACGTCTCGTGCGAGCGCTACTTCGGGttcgggtgtgagattgatgaggagACATCCAACAAGCTTGAAG GGATTCCTGGTGTTCTGTTTGTACTCCCCGATTCCTATGTGGACCCTGAACACAAGGACTATGGAG CTGAGCTTTTCGTGAATGGGGAGATCGTCCAGAGATCTCCTGAGAGGCAGAGGAGGGTGGAGCCTGTGCCACAGAGAGCGTCGGACAGACCGAGGTACAACGACAGGACCCGGTACGCGCGTCGGAGGgagaaccagcagcagcagcagcgatga